In one window of Paludisphaera rhizosphaerae DNA:
- a CDS encoding efflux RND transporter periplasmic adaptor subunit: MNASIVKRRFFVGAAAAWLLTLPMVGCRQPAPPAPPTPKVVATTPVRAPIVEWDEYVGRLAPIEEVGVRARVGGHLESTHFIEGQIVRQGDLLGILDQRPFRLAVAQAEADLARAKASAQEAAAQLMQAEAEVVSAESRRELAALLLNRARRLVVQNAASQEELDIRDTDSKQAVADRDVKKARVELAKSAVVTAAADVQAAEAKLETARLNLGYTEVRAPVGGRISRRLATVGNLISGGTDQATLLTTIVSLDPIYCYFDADERSFLKYTRLVEAGKLSNIRDTKLPVFVRLADETNGYPHQGSLDFLDNRMDRGTATMRGRAILPNPDLTLTPGLFARVRIPGSGRYDAVLVPDSAVGSDQSEKYVMVVGEGSKIERRKVEVGRKARGLRIVREGLQGDESIVLRGLQRVRPGVVVEATREETVALDDGLPDEVRPLSQDRRPPSYTHLQTGRADAASGRVADLGLREPAAPSAGGMP, from the coding sequence ATGAATGCGTCCATCGTCAAGCGTCGGTTCTTCGTCGGGGCCGCGGCGGCGTGGCTCCTCACGCTGCCGATGGTCGGCTGCCGCCAGCCGGCGCCGCCCGCGCCTCCCACTCCCAAGGTCGTCGCGACGACTCCCGTCCGGGCGCCCATCGTGGAATGGGACGAGTACGTCGGGCGTCTCGCGCCGATCGAGGAGGTCGGAGTCCGGGCGCGGGTGGGAGGACACCTGGAATCGACGCATTTCATCGAGGGCCAGATCGTCCGCCAGGGGGACTTGCTCGGCATCCTCGACCAGCGGCCGTTCCGGCTGGCCGTGGCACAGGCCGAGGCGGACCTCGCCCGGGCGAAGGCCAGCGCTCAGGAAGCCGCCGCGCAGCTCATGCAGGCGGAGGCCGAGGTCGTCTCGGCCGAATCCCGCCGCGAGCTGGCCGCATTGCTTCTAAATAGGGCCCGTCGGCTTGTGGTCCAGAACGCGGCCTCGCAGGAGGAGCTGGACATCCGCGACACCGACTCCAAGCAGGCGGTCGCCGATCGCGACGTCAAGAAGGCCCGCGTGGAGTTGGCGAAATCGGCCGTCGTCACGGCGGCCGCCGACGTCCAGGCCGCCGAGGCCAAGCTGGAGACGGCCCGGTTGAACCTGGGCTACACGGAAGTCCGGGCGCCGGTGGGGGGACGGATCAGCCGTCGGCTGGCGACAGTCGGCAACCTCATCAGCGGCGGGACCGACCAGGCCACGCTGCTGACGACCATCGTCTCCCTGGACCCGATCTACTGCTACTTCGACGCCGACGAGCGGTCGTTCCTGAAGTACACGAGGCTCGTCGAAGCCGGGAAGCTCTCCAACATCCGCGACACGAAGCTGCCGGTGTTCGTCCGCCTGGCCGACGAGACCAACGGCTACCCGCACCAGGGGAGCCTCGACTTCCTGGACAACCGGATGGACCGCGGCACGGCCACCATGCGCGGTCGGGCCATCCTGCCCAACCCGGACCTCACGCTGACGCCGGGGCTGTTCGCCCGGGTCAGGATCCCGGGGAGCGGCCGATACGACGCGGTGCTCGTCCCCGACTCCGCGGTCGGCTCCGACCAGTCCGAGAAGTACGTCATGGTCGTCGGCGAGGGGTCGAAGATCGAGCGCCGGAAGGTCGAGGTCGGCCGGAAGGCTCGGGGGCTCCGGATCGTCCGCGAGGGGCTCCAGGGCGATGAGTCGATCGTCCTGCGGGGGCTGCAGCGGGTCCGGCCGGGCGTCGTCGTGGAGGCGACGCGTGAGGAGACGGTCGCCCTGGACGACGGCCTCCCCGACGAGGTCCGGCCTCTCTCGCAGGACCGCCGACCTCCTTCCTACACACATCTGCAAACGGGACGAGCCGACGCCGCCTCGGGGCGCGTCGCTGATCTGGGACTTCGCGAACCGGCCGCGCCGTCGGCGGGAGGAATGCCGTGA
- a CDS encoding MarR family winged helix-turn-helix transcriptional regulator, with protein MAANVERQISEECLAGRIRILNRVVSGILDARLRPIGVRSSQFGILTVVAARGPLAPTDVCRIMHLDKSTLSRDLERLVAQGWIESTPGPGRGRRLSITDAGLALLSKAKPAWDEAQTEVQQVLGESLAREVYKTVEQLRLRGVEKS; from the coding sequence ATGGCGGCGAACGTCGAACGTCAGATCTCGGAAGAATGCCTTGCCGGGCGTATCCGGATCCTGAACCGCGTCGTCAGCGGGATCCTCGACGCCCGCCTGCGGCCGATCGGGGTTCGCTCCAGCCAGTTCGGCATCCTCACGGTCGTGGCCGCTCGCGGACCGCTGGCGCCGACCGACGTCTGTCGCATCATGCACCTGGACAAGTCGACTCTCAGCCGGGATCTCGAACGGCTGGTCGCCCAGGGGTGGATCGAGTCGACGCCGGGCCCCGGTCGTGGCCGACGGCTGAGCATCACCGACGCCGGCCTCGCCTTGCTCTCCAAGGCCAAGCCCGCCTGGGACGAAGCCCAGACGGAAGTGCAACAGGTCCTCGGCGAGTCATTGGCCCGTGAGGTCTACAAAACGGTCGAGCAACTCCGCCTTCGCGGAGTCGAGAAGTCCTGA